A genomic stretch from Chitinophaga agri includes:
- a CDS encoding RNA polymerase sigma factor: MEHIEDDLLLLELREGSESALNTFYKRYSKDVYLHAYRRLQNADDAKDVQQDVFVTIWRKRSDLEDIRNFRNFFVKVAINLAQNKLEKKHTDIIREKKYMMGGPFMEDPRHEDSSKMDELLVAIDTHLPPIRAAAMKKVYFDREKQQKVASEFGITVPILRGWIVSSIKILREKFKK, encoded by the coding sequence ATGGAGCACATCGAGGATGACCTATTACTGCTGGAACTACGTGAAGGCAGTGAAAGCGCACTGAATACGTTTTATAAGAGATACTCAAAGGATGTATATCTTCACGCGTACCGCAGGCTGCAAAACGCCGACGACGCAAAAGATGTGCAACAGGATGTCTTTGTCACTATCTGGCGTAAACGGTCTGACCTGGAGGATATCAGAAACTTCAGGAACTTCTTTGTAAAAGTTGCCATTAATCTTGCGCAGAATAAACTCGAAAAGAAACATACAGACATTATCAGGGAAAAAAAGTACATGATGGGTGGACCATTTATGGAAGACCCACGGCATGAAGACAGTTCAAAAATGGATGAACTCCTGGTCGCGATTGACACACATTTACCGCCAATACGTGCGGCGGCCATGAAGAAGGTCTATTTTGACCGGGAGAAACAACAAAAGGTCGCGAGCGAATTTGGCATCACGGTACCTATCTTAAGAGGCTGGATTGTCTCGTCAATTAAGATACTCCGCGAAAAGTTTAAAAAATAA
- a CDS encoding FecR family protein gives MENMPLEIEILIIAEIAQTITPDEQKRLNQIRDSDPAVRQFSAELYQSLGDVQTETEEQMDISVKKIIALADAPQRRKRNILVKVRYIPLLLATAACVVIAVVIYAVINMNDKKQVPVFAEQQTGEGYLFDGVKRTALQNKKLTLTGDGHVYLDGVLQQISTDNNSVQQFEINTGRKKIFSIELADGSFIIANAGSTVRIPRQFDSKERAVFINGEAYCTIAPKAGHPFIVNYPTGKVEVLGTEFNINTYGSEKPSVAVVTGSVRMNNEGISRQLNKGEKGTFSNGGYAVNTFDVEETTSWQKNKLVFQNATKKNVEDAFETFYGKKLSFDNSVPDGLGRINIVRTDREEDFILQIPYQLDISVSNDVYYVKMK, from the coding sequence ATGGAAAATATGCCCTTGGAAATTGAGATCCTCATCATAGCAGAGATAGCGCAAACTATCACACCAGATGAGCAGAAGCGGCTGAATCAAATCAGAGATAGCGATCCTGCCGTCAGGCAATTCTCCGCAGAACTGTATCAATCACTCGGAGATGTGCAGACTGAAACCGAAGAACAAATGGATATCTCTGTGAAGAAAATAATTGCGCTTGCTGACGCACCACAAAGACGCAAAAGAAATATACTGGTGAAAGTCCGCTATATTCCTTTACTGCTGGCAACAGCAGCCTGTGTAGTGATTGCCGTAGTGATCTACGCAGTGATCAACATGAATGACAAAAAACAGGTACCTGTCTTCGCTGAACAGCAAACAGGGGAAGGTTATCTGTTTGATGGTGTTAAAAGAACAGCATTACAAAATAAAAAACTTACGCTCACCGGGGATGGCCATGTCTATCTTGACGGAGTGTTACAACAAATATCTACAGATAATAACAGCGTACAGCAGTTTGAAATCAATACCGGGAGAAAGAAAATTTTCTCCATTGAGTTGGCCGATGGAAGCTTCATCATTGCCAACGCAGGCTCCACTGTGAGAATACCCAGACAGTTCGACAGTAAGGAAAGAGCTGTCTTCATAAATGGGGAAGCCTATTGCACAATAGCACCCAAAGCCGGCCATCCATTCATTGTTAATTACCCAACAGGAAAGGTAGAGGTACTAGGTACTGAATTTAACATCAATACCTATGGATCGGAAAAGCCCAGCGTTGCTGTAGTTACAGGCAGCGTAAGAATGAACAACGAAGGAATAAGCAGACAGCTGAACAAAGGAGAAAAAGGTACATTTTCTAATGGTGGTTATGCCGTCAATACATTTGACGTAGAAGAAACCACCTCCTGGCAAAAGAACAAACTAGTATTCCAGAACGCCACTAAAAAGAATGTGGAAGACGCATTCGAAACTTTCTACGGGAAGAAGTTGTCTTTCGACAATTCCGTTCCTGATGGTCTGGGCAGGATCAATATTGTGCGGACAGACAGAGAAGAGGATTTCATCCTGCAGATTCCTTATCAACTCGACATCAGCGTCTCTAACGATGTATACTATGTCAAAATGAAATGA
- a CDS encoding GNAT family N-acetyltransferase: MEYLTPAQDALFEEFNYTGYLFSSDKSKLQPAVIHHFLDHDSYWAKGIPLDTVLTSIKHSICIGIYAPNGEQAGFGRMITDRATYGYLCDIFVLEAHRGKGLSKELMKVFCSLADQFGLRRFTLTTQTAHDLYRQTGFEVFPHPERLMSRPGVVYKQHS, encoded by the coding sequence ATGGAATATCTGACACCCGCTCAAGACGCACTGTTTGAGGAATTTAATTATACAGGATATCTGTTCTCTTCCGACAAGTCAAAGTTACAGCCAGCGGTGATCCATCACTTTCTTGATCATGATAGTTACTGGGCAAAGGGAATACCTCTTGATACAGTACTGACTTCCATCAAACATTCCATCTGTATAGGTATTTATGCCCCCAATGGTGAACAAGCCGGCTTTGGCCGCATGATCACAGACAGGGCCACCTATGGCTATCTGTGCGATATTTTCGTGCTGGAAGCACATCGCGGAAAAGGACTGTCCAAAGAACTGATGAAAGTCTTCTGCAGCCTGGCAGACCAGTTTGGTCTCAGAAGATTCACGTTAACGACCCAGACCGCTCATGATCTCTACAGGCAGACGGGATTCGAGGTATTCCCGCATCCTGAAAGGCTGATGAGCAGACCCGGTGTCGTCTATAAGCAGCATAGCTAA
- a CDS encoding glycoside hydrolase family 2 protein, with product MRTCTCLLLLSVLLIHSVFIQQSVAQEAKLPTQWTKEAMTSVVPFPEYPRPQLERKEWLCLNGTWDYMGGKQVASALHPVKPVTFNAQPEKIRVPYCPESVLSGIERKQEINMWYRRTFELPAAWKGKQVLMHFDAVDHDATLFVNGEKAGSHAGGYSSFQLNITPFLKAGTNTLVVAAHDANDGRTPSGKNGPRGDYTFTSGIWQSVWLEPVNAHYIKNIRLLPDLENSRLEVFVDAAPGQVTATATEGKKVVSATTGRAGTRLYIPIKEPNLWSPDAPFLYDLQITLADSKGHITDEISSYFGMRDIKLGKVDGVIRPLLNGQFVMQVGLLDQGYWPDGILTAPTEEALKYDIEFTKKAGFNLIRKHMKTEPKRFYYWADKVGLLVWQDMPAIWYQHEDTARNRSVFRKELHELIDDLYNAPSIITWVPFNENWGAFDVKEITDWVKQLDPSRLVNGNSGFNNNPDYQQPAGDPGNGDFVDTHIYVGPYGASKPDGKRAASLGEFGGVGLFVRGHMWPVENNAYAYEPTKDRLTDRYILLMDQVEQLMKYQGLSIAIYTQTTDVEHEVNGILTYDRAVEKMDIKRVRAVNEAVIKAAKDTGVFSGGSRSVSN from the coding sequence ATGAGAACATGCACTTGCCTGCTTTTGTTGAGCGTCCTACTGATTCACAGCGTCTTTATACAACAATCTGTCGCCCAGGAGGCCAAATTACCCACACAATGGACAAAGGAGGCGATGACATCAGTTGTGCCTTTCCCTGAATATCCCCGTCCGCAGCTGGAAAGGAAGGAATGGCTTTGCCTGAACGGCACGTGGGATTATATGGGAGGCAAACAGGTGGCCAGTGCCCTCCATCCTGTTAAGCCGGTTACTTTCAATGCACAGCCAGAGAAGATACGGGTGCCTTACTGTCCGGAGTCGGTGCTGTCAGGGATTGAGCGCAAACAGGAGATCAATATGTGGTATCGCCGGACGTTTGAGCTCCCCGCTGCCTGGAAAGGGAAGCAGGTACTTATGCACTTTGATGCGGTGGACCATGATGCGACACTATTTGTCAACGGAGAAAAAGCCGGATCACATGCCGGAGGCTATAGTTCCTTTCAGCTGAATATTACTCCCTTCCTGAAGGCAGGTACCAATACCCTGGTTGTCGCCGCGCATGATGCGAATGATGGCAGAACTCCTTCCGGAAAAAATGGTCCCCGTGGTGACTATACCTTTACGTCGGGGATCTGGCAAAGCGTATGGCTGGAACCCGTTAATGCGCATTACATTAAAAATATCCGGTTGTTACCTGACCTGGAGAACAGCCGGCTGGAAGTATTTGTAGATGCGGCTCCCGGACAGGTAACAGCTACCGCCACGGAAGGTAAAAAAGTCGTATCAGCAACGACAGGACGCGCCGGTACCAGGTTGTATATCCCCATAAAAGAACCCAACCTATGGTCTCCTGATGCGCCGTTCCTGTACGATCTGCAGATCACCCTGGCAGACAGCAAAGGACATATCACCGATGAGATCAGCAGTTATTTTGGCATGCGTGATATTAAGCTGGGGAAAGTGGATGGCGTCATCAGACCGCTACTCAACGGTCAGTTCGTCATGCAGGTAGGATTACTGGACCAGGGTTATTGGCCGGACGGTATCCTGACAGCTCCGACAGAGGAAGCATTAAAATACGACATTGAATTTACCAAGAAGGCTGGCTTCAATTTAATCAGAAAACATATGAAGACTGAGCCCAAACGGTTTTATTACTGGGCGGATAAAGTCGGGCTGCTGGTATGGCAGGATATGCCCGCCATCTGGTACCAGCATGAAGATACCGCCAGGAACAGAAGCGTTTTCCGGAAAGAGCTGCATGAACTGATCGACGATCTTTACAACGCGCCTTCTATCATTACCTGGGTGCCTTTCAACGAAAACTGGGGCGCCTTCGATGTAAAAGAGATCACCGACTGGGTGAAGCAGCTCGATCCGTCAAGACTGGTCAACGGTAACTCCGGCTTTAACAATAACCCTGACTATCAGCAACCAGCCGGTGATCCCGGAAATGGTGATTTTGTAGACACGCATATTTACGTTGGTCCGTATGGGGCCTCAAAACCTGACGGGAAACGTGCTGCGTCATTGGGAGAGTTTGGTGGTGTAGGTTTGTTCGTACGGGGCCATATGTGGCCGGTAGAGAACAATGCGTATGCATATGAACCTACTAAAGACCGGCTAACGGACAGGTACATACTCCTGATGGACCAGGTGGAACAATTGATGAAATATCAGGGCCTGAGTATCGCGATATACACGCAAACGACTGATGTTGAACATGAGGTGAACGGTATACTCACGTATGACCGGGCTGTTGAAAAAATGGATATCAAACGGGTGCGGGCAGTGAATGAAGCAGTAATTAAAGCTGCAAAAGATACAGGTGTTTTTTCAGGTGGTTCCCGCTCCGTAAGCAATTGA
- a CDS encoding Rid family hydrolase — protein MSQQNKKGEGFGMPWEDIYGYAQAIKKGNTVWISGQLGHNEKGELAEGMDAQMNQTYANIKALLSRFGMTMDNVVEEVIYTMDMATAFEARKNFKTVYYTDPKLVASTMVGVTALALPGQLVEIKIIATE, from the coding sequence ATGTCACAGCAAAACAAGAAAGGAGAAGGCTTCGGAATGCCCTGGGAAGATATCTATGGATATGCGCAGGCAATAAAGAAAGGAAATACTGTCTGGATTTCCGGTCAACTTGGTCATAACGAAAAAGGAGAACTGGCGGAGGGAATGGATGCCCAGATGAACCAGACCTATGCGAATATCAAAGCGTTACTATCACGATTTGGGATGACAATGGATAATGTTGTGGAAGAGGTTATTTATACAATGGATATGGCCACCGCATTTGAAGCAAGAAAAAACTTTAAAACGGTATACTATACTGACCCTAAACTGGTAGCGAGTACTATGGTCGGAGTAACAGCGCTTGCCTTACCAGGACAATTGGTGGAAATTAAAATTATTGCAACTGAATAA
- a CDS encoding ABC transporter ATP-binding protein, which yields MSGTILETRHIDKFFHDPVDVKVLNDINLSVSQGEFVTVTGKSGCGKSTLLYILSTMDTDYDGELFIDNVSMKNKSEPELARIRNEKIGFVFQFHYLLNEFSVLQNVMLPGLKLNRYAQDQIAHQAMEKLQLLDIGKLANKKANQLSGGEKQRVAIARALINEPCIIMGDEPTGNLDKKNSEIVFDIFRQLACERKQTVLIVTHDQDFASRTDRIIFMEDGNIIDTLSDGR from the coding sequence ATGAGCGGGACTATTCTTGAAACACGACACATTGACAAGTTCTTCCATGATCCGGTTGATGTCAAAGTGTTGAATGACATTAACCTGTCTGTTAGTCAGGGTGAATTTGTAACAGTAACCGGCAAGTCTGGCTGTGGTAAGTCAACGTTACTATATATCCTGTCAACTATGGACACGGATTATGACGGAGAATTGTTCATAGATAATGTATCCATGAAGAATAAGTCGGAGCCTGAACTAGCCCGGATAAGAAATGAAAAGATCGGATTTGTATTCCAGTTTCATTATCTGCTGAATGAATTTAGTGTGTTACAGAATGTGATGTTACCCGGGCTGAAACTTAACAGATATGCCCAGGATCAAATAGCGCACCAGGCAATGGAAAAGCTGCAACTACTTGACATCGGCAAACTGGCAAATAAAAAAGCCAATCAGCTGTCGGGTGGCGAAAAACAGCGGGTGGCTATAGCCAGGGCACTCATTAATGAACCCTGTATTATTATGGGAGATGAGCCAACGGGCAATCTCGACAAGAAGAACAGTGAGATCGTCTTTGATATTTTCAGGCAGTTGGCCTGTGAGCGTAAACAGACAGTGTTAATTGTCACGCACGATCAGGATTTTGCCAGCCGTACAGACAGAATTATATTTATGGAGGATGGTAATATTATCGACACGCTTTCAGATGGAAGGTGA